Within Telopea speciosissima isolate NSW1024214 ecotype Mountain lineage chromosome 8, Tspe_v1, whole genome shotgun sequence, the genomic segment ATGCTGTTCAGGTATAGGATGACAGACTCTGAAGGAAGATAGAAGTGGGAATAGATATTAATAAAAGGGACCAGAGATTATATTTTTCCCAAATCTAGAATTTTATGGTTTACATATCTTGATTGCTTGTTCTTAAACTACAGCAACCCTCCCCATCCCCCCACCCCAGAAGAAAAGGATTTTCTACGTCACCAACAACCCGAAGGGCTGAACCCGACAGTTAAATTGGACAGACTCAAATTAGATACATTTAGGCGGTGTTTGGGAATTTCACATACTGTTTCTTGCTCTTGCAATGGTAAGAGAGTGACAGTGGAGGGGATTCATTGAATGTTGTCAGATGGATTCACTCAAATTTATGCTAAAGCCTTGATGTCCAGGCTTAACATCTCAATCCAATGAGGGAGGCACTCTTTGCCAGCGGATTCCTTTGGAGTTTCTGATCCTGCATGCTGATTTTGAAagcacaaaacaaaaaatgcagcCTGAAGCATGGGGAATTCAGTAACCGAACTAAGGCCAATGTAGCCGACCCGAACCATGCTTTGCTGGCCCCCTTTTTTTGGTGTCAAAGGGCATCCAAGATTCTGGTTCAGAGGCAAAGATTTAAAGATTGTTATCAGATTCCAGATCATTTCTATGTGATACCAATCCAGATCAGATTCGATAAGCTGATCTACACAAAGGAGCAGCTGATCCTGTGAGCAAAAGCCACATATTGACAGTGGATCAGGTGATACATGGTCCACCAGATTGGACAAGCCCCAGACTCACCGTCCAAAAAAAGCAACTTGGTGCAGAAGATGGTCAGGCTAAGCAAAAAATTGGGGTGAAGCAACAAAATAACTCGAAGTAATGGACAGCTTCCTTTGTAATCATTGGATTGAGGTTGAATCAACCTTCGATCTCAATGAGGCAATCTGCTCATTTCACAAGATAGAAAACTATTATTTGTTCAAAGATCTGATAGGTTTGTATTCAACATGCACTTTTCATTGAATGTCTTAAAAGAGGTACACATTGTTTACAACTTTTTTTCATAGATAACTGTGAAATTCTATTGCTTAAAAAAATAACTCAAGGCTTAgtattcaacaacaacaaaagctGAAGCCTACGTCTCAAATCAAAACATTAGGCTATCAGATAATGTCCCAAGTACAAGGAATCCCTGGAACCCCATTCCAGGCCAGATTTTCCTACTAAAGAATTAGTAGGCTCAAAAAAGTAAACAATATTGACAACACTGATAATACTTGAGGAGCATTGCAGAGATATAGATTAACACTGAGCTTGATAATGAAACTTGTAttctactgttttttttttttgttttgttttgttttctgtgtgtgtgtgtgtgttgaggggggggggtgtgtggaAGTCATCCATCTTTCATAAAAGTATTCCTCGGTTCTGTTCATTTGGTTACTTCAAGTTCTTGAGTCATATCTCTATCTCCTCTCATTATATTAAAATCTTCTTCGATTTGTGATTTACAAAgtggagaaaaaaaggaagaacaaaAGGTTAGATATGATATTATGTAGATCTTCAAACTAACGAGGGatgatgattttctttttttatttaaggtCTAGTGTAGGGATGCTCTAATTAGTCCATCAAAGTACTCCACTGCTACAATATACAAATACCAACTCTATGTGAGCCTTTGGCAATTTACAAATTGTTGTGCAGGGAAGATTTTCAGTAACATATATAAGATCAATCCACCTTTTGCTGAAAATGGATTTCCATCAGACATTGTTTAACCAATCCTAGTCAATCTATATCTCAGTTTCGCTGGACACCACCAGTTATTTAACCAAATTCTGCCAATAAGAAACAGAACTTCTAATGATAATATCTCAATGTCCAAATCTGAAATCAGCAATGCTTTTTACGAAAATATAATAAGATATAACTGCCCAATTGGGAATATATATTAATGCCATGAAGTGGTAGGCAACTAGGAAGATATGATTACCTGAGAGTTTATAATGTAAACATCTGCCGCAGCATAAAGTGAGGCAACACGTGTAGTTGCTGGAGTCCATAGCACTGACTTTGACAGGTTTGAGTGTTGAGACAAGAATCTGAGCAACCCTTTGACATAAGCCACTTTATTACTCTTGGATCCAACAGAGCCAATTAAAAGTCGAAGATCCTGCTTCTTAGTTCCCTCTTTGTCGGACAAAAGTTTCCTCATTTTGTCATCAACAGAGGTTAGAGTATCTGTAGTATCTGTATAATTAGTGAGCACCGGGAGAATCTGTAACCCCAAGCCTTTCCTCTTAGCTTCATTGAAAGTAAAAATAGATTTGTCAGAGCTGTATAATCCATTTGAAGATTCACCAATCTGAAGCTTATTTTGAAACAAACTTCTTAAACGTTTCTTCCCACCCAAGGAAGAATGGTCTTGGCCTATTTTGATCAAATCATTGCTTCCTGAGTTTACCAGAGAAAGGTTTTGTCCAACCATCAATCTTGCTGATTCAAGAAGCAACAGTTGGCCCTTTCCAGGGTTGATGCTACTAAGAGACATCACAAGCATATCATTATCTGTTAATCCCATCTCCTTTCTAACTGCATCTCTTAGCAGCTGCCTTTTCTCCTTCATCTTTTCAATGCTGAATGATGGTGTATTTAGGGAGCAAGGAATGCCTGCTACAAAGGCCAGTTCATCATTAACAGAAAGTGGAACCAAAGCAGGCTGAGACTTCAGCTTAACACCTTCTTCTTCACACCATGCTAGCCATTGTTTAGATTGTGATTCAGAAAGAAACATCAACATTTTTACTTGGTTGAGCATTAGCTTTGATCGGTCAAAGTACTCCCGTCGATTTTCCATGATCCACCAAACAACTTGATTTGATCGAGCTGCAAATCGTTTGAGGTATTGCTCTGAAAAAAAATGTTGATTTCATTTCAGGTTAAACCATTAAATCACAAGGAAGcacaccaaagaagaagaatacgaTTTCATTTCACCCTTAGACTCCCTCATATTAGATGTGACATTGTTTAAAAGTAAAATATTATAAGAAGAAAATACCAATAGCAGAAAAAGAAATAGTAACTTTTACAATGAACACAAAAAGCATTTGAATCCCACCCATGCACCCCATTAGAAGCATAAATTGTTACAGGAAATAAAAACGTCACCAATGGATTCAATTCAAAAAGGACTAAAGATATCCTTGTCTTTTATGCTTCCTCAACTGTACACTGATAGAGTTCAATGCTTACTGTAAAGACAAGGGGAAATAAAGACACAGCAATGCCATCCCGATAGATTAAAAAGCCTCATCAGGATAAGGGACATGGAATGTAACCACACATACTTAATGACAAGCCATATGAAATATTAGCATTTGAATCTGTTATTAAACAAAGCTAAAACTTTGTAGTATGGGATATCACATGGAGCTTTGGAAAATCATTTAAGATAACTCAGGTCAGAAGCAGGTACCACTTGCAAGATGAACTACATGATGAAGATGACATGTACTAACCAAAGAATGTGCTGCATCAACAGTATGGTACTACAATGGCAAAAATATACTTGTGTGTGTACAGGAAGGCAATCAGGCTATCTGTTCCTTCTATGGATTAAAAATAGCATGAGACCAAAAACTCATTCATGTAAATTGCAGGGGATTACAATATGAGGAGATAATTTCCCCCATACAAATTCTTTTTTTACGATATAGAATTGATTAATATCAGTCATTTCAGCTTGGCCCTTCAATAACTTGATAGATAAATCCTCAGggacaagaaaataaaatataattcaaAGGTTCATCATAAAAGATTCCCATTCAATTTAGTTATAGTGCAAATACCACAAATAGCAACACAAAGCAATTTTGGTGTCGGGATTACAGAAAACACTTGGAAGTTATCATTTAAGCCAAATTTATATCAGTTAACTGTTGAGAAGAGATTTCTCACCGATCCATGATGCACACACAGCAGATCCTGCAATGACAAGATCTGCCTTCATGGCAGTTTTGTAGCTCAGCTCTGCCTTGTCTTCAAGCACTTTGATCTTTCTCCTATCAAGCTCTGCCATCAATCCACCCTTCTTGCTAAGAACCACAGAAGACACCGTAGCTCCGCAGCTCAAAAGCTCTGTTGCCAATTCCATCATTGAAAGTGGGGACCCAGTCATCGAAAGCTCATGgaatatcaaaacaaattttctaGACCAAACAAGACGTGCAAATTCCCCCTTCCTATCACAAGTACCTCTTCGCTTTTCAGGGTTCCATTCCAATATTCTGTCCTCTGTTGACCCAAAGGGACCAACAAGTAACCCATATGAAGTATTTCTTTTAGGAATTTCCTCTTCCGTCTCCTCCAAGCTGCTGGTTGTACCTTCTACAACAGCCTTTTGCCTGTCACGTGTCTTACTACTACGCAACTTTCGTTCCATACTTGTTTTCTTACTCCTCTTCCGGCGGGATGGAGGGCGATTCCCATTTTTGGCCAAAGCCACCACGTCCAGTATCTTAAACTGTGTTACATTTTTGACTCCCTCTTTATTCTCAGTAGAAGCATTTTCAGCTACCAAAGAATCTCTTTTTGTAATCAAATCTGGCTGATGATCCCGTTTCATGTTGAAAATGCCACCTGGTTTACTTTTATAACCTATTAGCTCATCCCTATTATCATTGTGAGCCCATCTGGATTGAACATAGAACCCTAGATAAGTCCAGAGAGTTATTAAGAATAACCAAAACAACAAACGGTTACTCCCAATCCACCGTAAACACCCTCCACTGCTACGAGCTTCTCTTCGAGGAGTTCGACTGGAATTTAATCTTCTAAACGAAGGAGAACCTCTAGGAGTTGATCTCCCTGATAGTGTAGATTTCAAACTCCCACTTTGACGTAAAGATGCCTGCCTAACGACATTTCCTTGAAAATCTCTGTTGTCACTTTCctccatttatttcttgcaCTTAATCATACAAATAAATGCGAATCATTCATCAAACCAAATTCCTTAGCCGAACCAGCAGAAACCTTGAAGAACTAGCCAACATTTGTTGCACACAACCGAAGGAGGCACTCTGCTAGATCGTTTACAGTTCCTCACCGGTAACCTACATAAAATAAGAAATCAAGCAATCTTCTGACTACAGAATCAAGATCAATGCCACAACAAACGATGAATTCACCGGGGAAAACGATTCACAGTAAGAAGCACTCCTGAGCTGCATTAATGAATTAAACCAGGGGAAAACTCAACCAGAGAAACTCACTAAGTTCAAAAACAGATTCTTCACATTCTAGATTAAGAACAGTGGAGCGATGTAGATCACacacaaaaatcacaaattcaGTGGAAACTTACTGAGTCGAATGAAAATAAATTACTTCgatcccaaaaacaaaaaaggaagcaCAACTGATCAGTAGCACTCAGCTTCGAATGAAAATAAATTACTTCGATCTTTGACAAATCTGAGACTGTGAAAGCTCAGAGCAATAGATCTGAGCAGTATTTTCGAAGCAGAAAATCCGAAATctcaataaaaaaggaaaagacatGAAAAAGGATTATAACTTTAAAGAGGCTCTAAATGTGCGCACTTACAGGTGCAGAAGCAGAACAGCTTTTTGAACGCTGTAGCACGGTAGTATGTCTCTCcgacagagagagggagggagagagaccaGACAGAGACGGAGAAGGACTCTGTGTCGCACgaatttctcttctctagaaactttcgccttttttaatttttttcaaaattggtCTCGCACGAATCCCATCTGGTACCAATCGGACGGTGGGATAAGCCACATTCCTCTCTCTTCGAGAATGAATTACTACTTATTGGTACTCTGTGTCGCACTGTATCTGAtgctgtttttttgtttttttttctaagaaaaaaattgagagTGTTTCCAAATATTGTCGAATGCTATAGTGGTACCAATCAGACGGTGAAATTAGACTCATTTTGGCATTTAATCTTATGAAAGAATTCTAGTTGGTACGCTGTGTTACACTCTATCACTATTGTTTTGCATGGGCACTGGATGCACACGCAAGCATCGCCTTGGACACGATTTCCACTTTTCATGGTGTAGTGCGATGGTTTTGCATGCTTTTATGTCTAGGTATAGAAACTATGCagcctaagggtgtcaataccTAGACTGAACAGATAAGATCGATCAAAATCGACCAGAAAAACTTGGATTGAACTGAACTGAACCGAtctttattggattggttttggattggggtatgATGAGATTGGCTAAAAATTGGATCGTACCAAACTAACCGATATCCAAATTgaaaatcgaaccgaatgaaaccgataaaaaattATTGAGtataagattataaataaatgagttgattatccattgattttaatattaatgAGAAAATTTCTGGTTTGTgaggggaattgttacaaatcaatgactATGATGAAGTTATGAATAGAGAAATTGATTTCTAAGATTCATTTTCTGATTTCAATAATATTTATCTACTTATTAACTAGTTATTcgttgatttcaatattagttatcttccttttatgattaatgaaaaataatgatatgatttgtaacaatgattttgctacaaactctatttatccattgattttaatattagttttcTTTCCTTACAATTTATCTTCTTTGTTCGGATTACAACTTgaacatatcaaatcaatttttctattcatggttGTTTACATGTTTGACTTGGGGGAAGATgaattaaagtgtttttatcgaTTCTTTCCTCACTACatgttatgaatgtaagatttcattgtgattcaaatccaaaaacaaacTAATCTAAAACAATATTAACCCgatatttaaaaaatcaaaataaaccaaaaccgCACCAAaccaaaatgacaaaaaaatcaaaatgtcttaatgatttgttttggtcttACTCATTCCGAGACTGAAACTGATTCAGCCCAACTGAAACTAGGCCGAATTGTttgtttgacacccttaacctATATTGCAGCCACATGACTAGGTAACGTTTTTTTCCCCCTATTAAGAACGACGACGGTGACGAGTAACAAACTTGGGTCAACAAGTCAAACTTGGACAAAATCGGAGTGATATAGATGATTTTCATTCATTTGCTCACAGTCGTTTGACCGTCAAGTGCCAACTGGAAATGCCAACGATCCTATAAGTTGGAGGAAGTGAGGTGTGACTGTGTGAGGATACTGTAATGAGTAGGGATTGGGATATCGGTATCATCTCCACTGATACTGATTCGATACCTATCTGGATTGCCTTGTATCGATCAATTTTACCACTAgttttcattattttgttttttttattaacgaTTTTATCTTTGATTCGATACCAATTCTCGCCTCAAGATCAATCTTGATTGATACCAACCTGATCCAATCAATCTCACCGAtttgataccgatacctcataCAAGGTAAAGAGAATGCCTACATAAGATGAGGCTATCTGACCATGCTAATCTTGGATTAGCAAGCTAGGGGATGATTAAGTGCTATACATTATGATAatgacgatgaagaagaagtagaagaacaagaagaggaagaagaagacgaaccaCTTCTTGCCTTCTTCTGCGACATAGGGTGTCAGGATAAGATTCCAGACCCACATGGGTCCTGGTAACTCCATATATATCCTTTATGGTTTATGCTATGTTTTTTTGAACTTCTCACGATGAGTATGCTTTTGTCTTGCACTAAAACTCAGTGAAGTCCCAAAAAGGAAAGTTCTAACTGCCTCCACTAAACACTTTATTTATATACATTTGATGGATCATCTTCATGTATTTTTTCTTGTTGGCTCGTCCAcaccatggttcgtaatcttggatcGAATCAGTTGATAATGGTCGAATTGGATCAATATCGGTCGAGATCGATCCTGAGATTTGATTGATACGAAAAAGTTTGATTGGATCATTCCTTGGATTGGCCAACTCGATTGGATCGGTCGATCCGATccaattgaatattttttttttcaaagtttttaagcttttaaaaaaaaaaaatattatctaGACCGATATTAATCGATATTGACCGATACCAATTGATATTGACTGATCCGATCTGCATACTATCGACTGATCCGATCCCGAGATCAAAACATCCACTAACTTTGgccgatacatgacccgatccataaaaaaagaTTTTGGGGGTGCACAGATCTGATCCCAATCTAAAAAGGTTTTGGCAATGACCGATACCAAatccgatacctggattttgcaCCTTGATCCTCACAGCAGATACGCTTCAATCAAGAAAACAAGTGATCATTGCTGCTTAGAGAAAAAGCAAAGTTTAAAAACCAAGAATAGGGCATGGGAATCGGATTGAAATCAGTTTGGAATCTCTACCTAAACCCTATAAATTAAAATTAGAAAGAGGAAACAAAGATTTCTACACATTTATGATCTATTAAAGTTCTTTATTCAAAACAATTGAAGATCTTGTCATGAGAGGTAAATtttattgatttaaaaaaaaaaatattttactgATTACAAGAAGGTTCTAAAAAAGCTAAAAAATGAAGATCTAAGTGCAATCATGGTCGATTGACTTAAAAATTAGACATATAATCAGAATCAGGGTCGATCGATTCCACCCATTCCAATAAAATTTCTAATAAGATGAGAAGAACCGAATTGGATAATCTAGGCATAGTCAGCTTCAGCAGCCCAACTACATGCAAGCTTAGGTGGCTAGGTTCTTAAGAAGAAACTGATGTTTTAAAAGGTGGAATCAGATCAGCCATTCTAATCAGAATTTGGATTGGACCATGGGTAAACCAGTCTTTTCGCGTTGGGCTGTGTCTGCGGGGTGCAGGTACACGCCAAGACGGCATAGCagttctttctcccaattttCATTTACATGTTTCTGGATCCGTTTGTTTACTGAATGAAGGCTGTGGAGCGGGCCCAAATATTGGGCCTCTAAGCTATTTATTTGGGAGAATCCTGCGCCCCTTGAGCGTCAAATGGGCCTAATTCTGAGGCTGGGAGACTGTGGGTCAAGTCCAACGCTTGTTGGGTCTTTTTGGCTGGCCCAACCAATTAACCATCCAAAGGGAGGTACGTGGGATGTGACAGCCCATCTTTTTTAATGCCTTTTCGGTCCTTGTGATTGGagatatatttaattcatttttttttgggtaaattacagcGCCaccccctgtgttttcaaaTCATACAGCTACGTGGATGGTGTTAATTTATACATTTTATATACCAACTTTGCCCTTGTCTAATATGCTATTTAAACTTAGTGGAAATTCCATATTTGCCCTGATGTAAGAttataacccaaaaccctttttaACGTTTTCTTCCCAAATGTGAAGTTGCCTCCATCACTGGCCTGCAATCCGACCTGCAACTGCAACTCCATCACTGACCTACGACTCCATTGGTGAACTACAACTCCATCGTACAAGTGTACATCTATTTCTCTCCCTCATCTATTCTCCCTGCAACTGCAACTCCATCTCTGACCTGCAACTGCAACTCCATCtcggatttttttcctttctcatttgctattaaccctaaaatcggcgaatttcaaaatttgataaaaaGTGAACTTGTGTTCATTGGTCCATCTCTCTTATGTGAATTTATTGAGAAAATTGAAGTGGGATCTTGGTAGATATGAAGATTATTGCATCCATTGTTATTTTTAGGGATATTTTAATTGCTGGTAAACTGATGAGAAGGGAGGAGATTGTGAGTTTTTGGATCCAATCCTTGTGCAATCAGTTTTGTCTTAATGCTTGAGTTTCAGAAATTCTTGTCTTAATGCTTGAGTTCCAGAAATTCTTCACCTCATATCTGTTCTTCCTGGTAGATGCTTTGCTATCTGGGCCCATctgtgaaaaataaataaattaagggaaggaaCTCCATGTGATGAGAAATCGGAAATGCTGAGAAATTTGATGGGTTGGGATTTTAAAGAATTTGATCACACAAACAAACCTGTTGCCTAGAATTCTATGAACATCAATGATGGTTCTTACTTCTTGTTCTGAAAAAGAACCCCTTTTCAGCTCTGATGGTCAGCAACATTGGTGATTGCAATGGTCCCACCAAGCATATATCAGTCATTGGTATAAAAACTTGATGCAGAGGAATTCTTTGTTCTACCATGGAGATGGAGTAAGGAGAGGattggaaggggggggggggagaagtgCTATGCGATTCCTCTGTTCTTCTACCATGGAGATGGAGTAAGGAGAGGATtcgaaagggggggggggggagaagtgCTATGCGATTCCTCTGTTCtgtgaaaaaaccctaaatgtttgGATTCAAAACACTAAATCGACATACTTGGATGCAACAAATAAGAACCTTAAATGTTTCTTGCTGCCATGAAGCATCAGAAATGAAAAAAGGGAAGGGATTACCTCCTTATCGTCGCAGGTTCTCGTCGTAGGTTGCAGATCTCGGTGATGGCTTTCCAACGTTGCAGTTCTCAGGTTCTGGTCGTAGTTTGTCGTCGCAGGTTGTGGTCGCACACTTCTCAAATCATGTAGCAGGGATGGGATGGCAATGAACCCTCCCTGTATACATCTCCCTCTTCTGAAGTTGCAGAGAACCAAAACGGGAGGGAAGATCCTTAGTTCGAATAACAGGGCAGGGATGGGTGTGGGAAACTCAAATAATTATTAGGGGTAAATGAGTCATTTTAGGTCATGAATTACCATCTCCTTGCAACATAACAGGAATGACATAACGAAATGGGGCTGACTGTAACAAATCATCAAAACTAAAGGGGTGTAGCTGTATGAtttgaaaacacagggggtTGCGCTGTAATTGatacaaacctcaaggggtggcgctgtaattttccttttttttttttttgttgttgttgatataTTTAAATCATTACGCATTAGTTATCAGGCTCTATAAAGGGTTGGGTTCTAAATCCTTACACTCAGAAAAATCCATGGATAAATCAGAAAACGGCATCATGTCGACAACCTAACATCAAATGATAGATATTGGGATTTGGCTTCATGCTTTGATTCACCTAATCCGTTTGGGTCCAAGGGAACTTAAAGTGAAGTGgaattttcaaaccttaaaaatGAACTTGTGTAATTATTATcgtatatgttataaataaagtttCAAAAAAGGATTAAGTTTCCTCCACTTATAGAGGATGGTTCatccaccatcttagggttcacaaccccctcctaggattttggtatgttccaaaataccctcttggtACACTTTTCCGCTTTCTCCCGCCTGCGgagaatgggatcccattcaccgcgtgggtggagggaaactcggtccatcagaaaattatatatatatatatatttttgaaacTTTGGTTTTGGTGTTTTCTCTTAGACAAGTTTGTTTTCTTAAGAGTTATGTAGGACTTGTATTCCCATATTGGAAGTGGAAGAGAAACAATAGAGGTTAATATATGAGAATGGGAACTACAAGGGTAGAGTTCCTTGAATAGAGGTATCTCTCCTCCCTCATGTTCGGAGTTGGTCTGGGGTACGTGCTTTTCACACTCGTGCACGATGATTGAGTCGAGTTGAGCTGCAACTGGTGTCCGTTTCATGTGTTTTCTCTATTATGTCACCTCCTTTCGTAGAGGTGCGTTCAAAGGGGTTCCTTCAGCCTGTAAATAGGATTCATCCCAGGCTCTCAAAGATATGATTTTTGTATGCTAAAAGCTCTCTTTGTTTTGTCTTGTTGCATAACGATTCAAGAGGATTTACTTGTTTCTTTGTCTTGTTTTGTTGAGCACAACCTGAAAATACCTTGGCATGGCCCAGTGAGTGAGTGCAATAAATACTTGAAGGCGGCCTAAAGAACTGTTTCATCTTGAAGGTCAATTCGCTAGAACCTATATTGCACCATAGATAAGTTCTATATTCCTAGTTTATTATTCAAACACTATATAATTATAttactaactccaaatcatttcaGGTTTGGttataaaaattcaattaattattttgcatgaaaagtaaaataaaaattaaatctaaaaatcatcattactaaatatgataaaaatcttaaatagtttatacaatcatattAAATAATGATTACCAAAATTTCTTATTTAGGTTAAAAAGTGTTTATCTAAACAGAATTTGTAACCATATTTGTTTGTTCATATTGAATGTCATATCAGTTTCTTGAGGGATCTAAGGATTTAATTTCACAAGAATCTCAGTTCCCTCAACGGCTCATCTTACTCTCATTCTCATCTCTCCTCTGCTTCCCTCTCTTCATTTCAAATGTAGATTGTACAGAAACTGGGGCGGCAAAACCAACTTCCCCGGAAGCTTCAATGAGCCATGGCTTTCCGACTAATTCTACACTGGAGGCTCCCCTAGCTAAATCTTCCCACCTCTTTCTCCTAGCCTTAGGAGCTaatcatttggttcttccttgaCAAGAAGTACTATAATGGAGAGCTAGCTGCATTCCCCAAACTTTGACACCTCCCTTAAAGGCAACCTCATCT encodes:
- the LOC122671361 gene encoding uncharacterized protein LOC122671361, translated to MEESDNRDFQGNVVRQASLRQSGSLKSTLSGRSTPRGSPSFRRLNSSRTPRREARSSGGCLRWIGSNRLLFWLFLITLWTYLGFYVQSRWAHNDNRDELIGYKSKPGGIFNMKRDHQPDLITKRDSLVAENASTENKEGVKNVTQFKILDVVALAKNGNRPPSRRKRSKKTSMERKLRSSKTRDRQKAVVEGTTSSLEETEEEIPKRNTSYGLLVGPFGSTEDRILEWNPEKRRGTCDRKGEFARLVWSRKFVLIFHELSMTGSPLSMMELATELLSCGATVSSVVLSKKGGLMAELDRRKIKVLEDKAELSYKTAMKADLVIAGSAVCASWIEQYLKRFAARSNQVVWWIMENRREYFDRSKLMLNQVKMLMFLSESQSKQWLAWCEEEGVKLKSQPALVPLSVNDELAFVAGIPCSLNTPSFSIEKMKEKRQLLRDAVRKEMGLTDNDMLVMSLSSINPGKGQLLLLESARLMVGQNLSLVNSGSNDLIKIGQDHSSLGGKKRLRSLFQNKLQIGESSNGLYSSDKSIFTFNEAKRKGLGLQILPVLTNYTDTTDTLTSVDDKMRKLLSDKEGTKKQDLRLLIGSVGSKSNKVAYVKGLLRFLSQHSNLSKSVLWTPATTRVASLYAAADVYIINSQGLGETFGRVTIEAMAFGLPVIGTDAGGTKEIVDHNVTGLLHPIGHPGSQFLAQNIQFLLENPIARDQMGISGRRKVKRMYLKHHMYKKLAEVLRNCMRIK